The following nucleotide sequence is from Lonchura striata isolate bLonStr1 chromosome 17, bLonStr1.mat, whole genome shotgun sequence.
CAGCAGGATGATATTGGCAACACCGGAAAATAAAGCACACATCGTCCAGATTCAGGCTATATAAGCTTGAAATAAACAACCAGGAAAGaaggggagaaggaggaaacaAAGACAAAAGGAAGAGAGGTTACGGTGTTTGCATTTTGGAGGTCAAGAAATGCAGACACACATCAAAAAATAGTCCTTGTTTGCAAAATTAGCCATTCTCGTATTTCCTGCACATTTTGAAGTCATACTTTATCAAAAACTGGCAGTGGTTCCATCACTCATAGAAAATGAGAATCTTaattctctgattttattttcaaataccGCTTGGTTTTATTTGGGCAAGATATGATAGAATAGGAAGGTAtgatgtcactttttaaatATACAACAGCTGCCaagttttaaggaaaaatgtGCTCTTCTCCCCCATGTAAGTTAAAAAGCAACGCTCATCTAGGAGTTACCTAAATTATAGCAGCATGAAATCTAATGGATCTGCAGCATCTGTGAAGCCACAAAAATCAAGAACTGGCACCTGATCACTGAACCACGGTTCCAAATATGTGGACATGTGATTTTGGCAAGAGGTCAGTGTGGAGTCAGAACATTAGTTAGGATAGCCCTTTCCtctcccccttcccttcccgaCCAGACTCGTGCAGCCTATCTGTAAACCACGTGGGACAGCTGGGACGATTTGTAGTTCAGCTGGTTGTTGGGCAGGAACCTGTGCAGGTCGCTCTTCCTGCAGCACGGGTCGTAGTAGTAGGCGTTGAGGCAGGAGTCGCACGAGACCTTGGAGCAGAACGTGCACGTGTTGGCGGCTCCCGAGCGGTTGCAGAAGCCGCAGCGCGAGGTGCCCGGAGGCTTGGCCTTGGAGCTGAACTGAGCGGCCCTGTCTTGGCCCTGAGTCTGTGATGTGTACTGGGATTTCTCCCTCAGAGCCGAGGCGGGAGACAAGCCGTCGCTCGGGAGGGCTTTGATGGAGTAGGAGCTCTGTTTCACTGCTGGGTACTCCTGCCTCGAGCCGAACAGGCCGTCACACTTCTGGCAAACAGAAGCGCCACAAGGTATGCCACAGTTCTGGCACTTGGAGGAAGCTGTCTCTTTGGCTAGGTGGGTGCGTTTGTGGTAAACAGGGTTGGCATCACTTTTTAACAGCCATACGTCAGGCTTAATAGCGTcttgtcttttaaaatttaacacGCTTCTAGAATCAGGCTCAGTATATAAATCTAAGTCCTCTTGAGCAGAAAAATAGGAGCCGTAAGGGACATTTGTTCTTAGCATGCCATTGTGATGAGAGGAAGTCGGCAAGTATTCATCCGAACAGCCGTGTGGGGAGCTGGACATGGTCAGCAGAGAGGGCGACGGACGGATGATTTCATCTTTGATGTCATCTTCTGCATCGACCAAAATCGGCTCCTTCCTGAGGCTCAGCGAGCTCATCAGAGGCGGTTTCTTACTCTCCCAGTAACTGTCATACGCATCCACCGACTTGGAAGGCTTGCTCACCTTTGGCTTGTAGTAGTCCTTGGAGGCGCGCTCGCTGGCCGACTTCTGCAGCACCATGCGCGCCATGGACGTGCTCAGCGCCTCCTTGCACTCCAGGCGCCGCCTCATGGCCTCCGCGCAGCCCCGCACGTCCTCGCTGCTGCTCTTGCGCTCCTTGACCACGTCCACCTCGGAATAACCCTTGTCCTTCACCTGCAGGTGGATCTCCAGAAGCTGCTCGCACTCCACTTTGGCCAGGAAGAGCTCGAATGAAATCATTTTCACTTGAATGGCGTCGACCTGCTCTTTGAGCTTAAACGTCGTTCCCAGTTCTTGGACGTAGCCCATGTAGCTCAGAATCTGCCTCACGTCATCTTCCGCTAGAGCAGACTTGACATAATAAACAAAGGGTCCAGTGTAGGTCTGAGGGCCGGggggaataaaaggaaaactggGTTACAAATTCAGCGGTGGACTGGATGTTCGGATAATTCAGTGACAGAGACCGTATAATTAAATACAACAATAACGACTCTGAACACATGCAACTGCCTTGGCAAGATGAGCTCCATTTCTGCATCCCTCCTGCTCAGCAGATGGAAATTCCACATGAGGGAAATTCAAAGTAGGAGAGCTTTCATTCAATTTAAAATCCTGATTTGCATAATGTCCTCCCTGGTGATTTAAATCATTCTGCTCTGCACTTATATTAACTTTAATGCATACCGGACATGAATTTCTGAATTTACAGAAAGCCTGCCATGAAAGGCAAAAAGGTCAGGATTTGGGAACCACCCCATGCAGGGACAAGCTGCAGCTAACAGGAAATCAGAATTACTGCAGAGTGTCAAACTCTAATTCAGCCTTAAATATGCTTGAGGTGCACTCTTCTTTGTGTAGTTACTACACAGTTTCAACTGTCAGTTTTATTTAACTTAATATTGATTGAAAAACTCCCACAAAAAGATCCCCAAAAGCAGAGACATGAGATTCTGCAAGCTGAAATGCCCTCAGCACCTGAGGGATGTGCTTAGCCTGTTCTgagtgcaggcaggagcagtcTGCCCATCACAGGCAAAAGATAAAACACAAAACTCAACTGCAGAGAGCTCCCAATGGGACTGCAGCACCCAAGCCCAGCAGTGACATCCCACTTTTCCCTCTGGGAACCTGCCTTAGGTAGATGCATTTGAAAGCACCTTAAAATCAAAACATCAGGAACTGAGCACTGACAAGCAGATCAAAGATATTCTGGAAACAACTCTTTTGCAAAAGTTCCTTCACTGTTATCACACAACTTGTGGAAACCTCGGCAAAGCATCCACTTGAACACATGCCCTGGGTTTAATACTTGTGTCCAGTAACAGCTGTGGCAAGACAAGTCAAACTCTGAGTCAGCTTGAATAAATCCAGCTTGACCACCCACCACAGTGAAAGCCTCTCcaagcagaaataaaacagtGCAGCAGGGGAGGCTGAACAACAACCTTAAATAAGCTCTTCTACTTTATACACATTCTCATTGCAGAAAGTGCTTGTACTTCTGCTCTGGGGATACTCTCATCAGCACAAGCTTCACTTATTTTACACAGGAACTTTCCTATGGCTTCTGTTTACCAACTgtatatctatatttatatataatgctataaatgggaaaaagagaAGCCTTCAAAGGAACGAATGAAATGccttcacagaaagaaaaatagatcaTGTTCTCACTATGGCTACATAAAAAGTCTTACCTTAATGTTTTTGAATTCCTTTTTCCAGGGGTACAGAAAGAGATTAATTCCAAGTGTCTCAAGCATGTTGAATGCATTATGGAGACAATGTAAACTTGAGGATTTCACAGATCTCAGTGAGTTTTCAGCCATCTCGTAAAATTTTATCAACCGGAATCTATAAAAGGGATCAATTTTGGGAAGGCAAAGtaaggctgctgctgccactcgCAAGTACTCATCGTTAATAGGACGCTGCTTGCTGTCAGAGGCGTTCAGTTTGCACTCGTGGAACTGTACATACTTCCTAAATAAATCGTCTTTGTATTTTGTATCCATTGAAATCAGATTTTCCCTCACGCTGGGGGCAGCTACCTCCTCTCTTTCATGGTTATTTGGCAGTGGGTTGGGTAGCTGGCATTAGGAATCTCCAGCAATGGCGACTGTCCTGGAATAAAGACTGAAAAGAAACACAAGTCATCCCAGGTGCACAGAGCCCAGACATCTCCTGCCcctcacagagctgcagctccctcacAGCCTCCCCAGGACTCTGAAAAGGCACAGGATCCACGGGAATGCCACCATCCTGCTTCCCAACGTCATTCCCCGCTCGTTTTCCAGGTCCCTGCCCACTCTGCTCATTCTGTGAAAGGATCTGCTTTTCCCCCTCGCCTCCTGTGGCACAGGACTGTCCCTAGGCTGAGCAGGTTTACTGACTTTGCCCTTTGATTTCTAACATTTTCACTGACATTCCTGCTGCTGGTACCTCCAAGCTGGGGCAGCTCCGCAGCCACCTCCAGAAGACCCACTCCCGACTGCTGCAAACCACAGCCCAAATCCCAGCTGAAAGCTGGCAGCTGCAAACACCACTGGGATCTTTTGGCAACAAAGCTACACCTGCCACCTTCAGCTGGTTATGGGAACCGAGTAAAACCATTGCTGTGCTTCTGTCAGTATGCTTTTGTTTACAGGGATAGCTGTTTTTACGGATATACTGATCTGCATTTTCAGTGCACTGAGCT
It contains:
- the SPATA2 gene encoding spermatogenesis-associated protein 2; this encodes MDTKYKDDLFRKYVQFHECKLNASDSKQRPINDEYLRVAAAALLCLPKIDPFYRFRLIKFYEMAENSLRSVKSSSLHCLHNAFNMLETLGINLFLYPWKKEFKNIKTYTGPFVYYVKSALAEDDVRQILSYMGYVQELGTTFKLKEQVDAIQVKMISFELFLAKVECEQLLEIHLQVKDKGYSEVDVVKERKSSSEDVRGCAEAMRRRLECKEALSTSMARMVLQKSASERASKDYYKPKVSKPSKSVDAYDSYWESKKPPLMSSLSLRKEPILVDAEDDIKDEIIRPSPSLLTMSSSPHGCSDEYLPTSSHHNGMLRTNVPYGSYFSAQEDLDLYTEPDSRSVLNFKRQDAIKPDVWLLKSDANPVYHKRTHLAKETASSKCQNCGIPCGASVCQKCDGLFGSRQEYPAVKQSSYSIKALPSDGLSPASALREKSQYTSQTQGQDRAAQFSSKAKPPGTSRCGFCNRSGAANTCTFCSKVSCDSCLNAYYYDPCCRKSDLHRFLPNNQLNYKSSQLSHVVYR